A genome region from Geodermatophilus bullaregiensis includes the following:
- a CDS encoding potassium channel family protein, with protein sequence MPERFSLGRQNASRGGDSVAIIGLGRFGSAVALELMASDVEVLGIDSSERIVQEMSTKVTHCVRADSTREDALRQLGIHEFTRAVVGIGTHIEANMLTASLLKTLGVGNVWAKAISEAHGRILNQLGIDHVVYPENDMGRRVAHLVMGCMLDFIQFEPDYAMVKTAPPAMLLGKPLSETGVRRRHGVTIVGVKRPGSAFTHATGDTVLESGDVVIASGLPRAVERFSELR encoded by the coding sequence ATGCCGGAGCGCTTCTCCCTCGGGAGGCAGAACGCGTCACGCGGCGGCGACAGCGTCGCGATCATCGGCCTGGGTCGCTTCGGCAGCGCGGTGGCGCTCGAACTCATGGCGTCCGACGTCGAGGTGCTCGGCATCGACTCCAGCGAGCGGATCGTGCAGGAGATGAGCACCAAGGTCACGCACTGCGTGCGTGCTGACAGCACACGAGAGGACGCGCTGCGGCAGCTCGGCATCCACGAGTTCACACGGGCGGTCGTCGGCATCGGGACCCACATCGAGGCCAACATGCTGACCGCGTCGCTGCTCAAGACACTGGGCGTCGGTAATGTCTGGGCGAAGGCGATCAGCGAGGCGCACGGGCGGATCCTCAACCAGCTCGGCATCGACCACGTCGTCTACCCCGAGAACGACATGGGCCGCCGAGTGGCGCACCTGGTCATGGGCTGCATGCTCGACTTCATCCAGTTCGAGCCCGATTACGCGATGGTCAAGACAGCGCCTCCGGCCATGCTGCTCGGCAAACCCCTGTCGGAGACCGGCGTACGTCGCAGACACGGGGTGACGATCGTGGGCGTGAAACGACCGGGCAGCGCTTTCACGCACGCCACCGGAGACACCGTCCTGGAGAGCGGGGACGTCGTGATCGCGTCCGGTCTGCCGCGCGCGGTCGAGAGGTTCAGCGAGTTGCGCTGA
- a CDS encoding ATP-binding protein, with translation MLGAGGHVVDAAGEQVGRIVDVVLSPRSHQPTWLTVSWEPGRAVVVPLAAARRLGACVQLPYTAADVRGAPSVDSAAGPPKLRQAEELGGYFDALDGPLIRLNGHRVQRNGQVPGLSHRDAPVKAPIAAAPVASGPGGSVPAENGHRRTTRARAPESLFTSRGLEMRGRDAPSAYPGTDPGPWSPLDTSSYGPPWWRRRQWRWASTESSVRAMRLALRPLLDTTGLPADDLDDLVLAASEAAENAVEHARRSDRPYFDVLTEVGEDWTGILIQDHGRWLAPSGAAGQGRGLYLMGVLADATLRVGARGTTVVLRSRPASG, from the coding sequence GTGCTCGGCGCGGGCGGGCACGTGGTGGACGCCGCCGGTGAGCAGGTCGGGCGCATCGTCGACGTGGTGCTGAGTCCGCGGAGCCACCAACCGACCTGGCTCACCGTCTCCTGGGAGCCGGGCCGCGCCGTCGTGGTGCCGCTGGCGGCAGCACGCCGGCTCGGCGCGTGTGTGCAGCTGCCCTACACCGCCGCCGACGTCCGCGGCGCTCCCAGCGTCGACAGCGCAGCCGGCCCTCCCAAGCTGCGGCAGGCGGAGGAGCTCGGCGGCTACTTCGACGCCCTCGACGGACCCCTCATCCGCCTCAACGGCCACCGGGTCCAGCGCAACGGCCAGGTGCCGGGGCTGTCGCACCGGGACGCCCCGGTCAAGGCCCCGATCGCCGCCGCACCTGTCGCCTCCGGGCCCGGGGGATCGGTGCCGGCCGAGAACGGGCATCGACGGACGACCCGCGCCCGAGCACCCGAATCCCTCTTCACCTCCCGGGGGCTGGAGATGCGGGGCCGCGATGCCCCGAGCGCCTACCCGGGAACCGATCCTGGGCCCTGGTCGCCGCTGGACACGTCGTCGTACGGACCGCCGTGGTGGCGGCGGCGCCAGTGGCGATGGGCGTCGACGGAGAGCTCGGTGCGCGCAATGCGACTGGCACTGCGTCCTCTGCTCGACACCACCGGCCTGCCGGCCGACGATCTGGACGACCTGGTCCTGGCCGCTTCCGAGGCCGCGGAGAACGCCGTCGAGCACGCTCGCCGCTCCGACCGGCCCTACTTCGACGTGCTCACCGAGGTCGGTGAGGACTGGACCGGCATCCTGATCCAGGACCACGGCCGCTGGCTGGCCCCGTCCGGTGCAGCCGGCCAGGGCCGCGGCCTGTACCTGATGGGCGTCCTGGCCGATGCCACGCTTCGCGTCGGGGCACGGGGCACGACGGTGGTGCTGCGCAGCCGCCCGGCGTCGGGCTAG
- a CDS encoding ferritin-like domain-containing protein: protein MANNNKIVNQLRALVLLTKTEEQVARTRISQARTDAVRRELTQNADNAAARTIEITEALRSLGGVPDVVTPALGRLSAGLKATFEQAAPVEEALLSDLSLEHQLLDRATYVKVLAEQAEETQVRRLAEKLIGAHQATVEWLTVVLAEEALGGPAALVATPVQKVAGGVARAVNAPARFWTNRVNNAVETVKHAGEETSDRVSAVTDRAQQLTEAVRETLAAGRSASLRRAEQIARREGNKDAAKAARTAREELGDVSADELPIKNFDQLAVGDAVKAIKDLKDAHDIRVIIRYEETHKSRANVVSAAQTQLASLAKEAVGVDA from the coding sequence ATGGCCAACAACAACAAGATTGTTAACCAGCTTCGCGCCCTTGTGCTCCTCACCAAGACCGAGGAGCAGGTGGCGCGCACCCGCATCTCGCAGGCCCGGACCGACGCCGTCCGCCGCGAGCTCACGCAGAACGCCGACAACGCCGCTGCCCGCACCATCGAGATCACCGAGGCGCTCCGGTCTCTCGGCGGTGTCCCCGACGTCGTCACCCCGGCCCTCGGCCGGCTCAGCGCCGGCCTGAAGGCCACCTTCGAGCAGGCGGCTCCCGTCGAGGAGGCGCTGCTGAGCGACCTGTCGCTGGAGCACCAGCTGCTCGACCGTGCCACCTACGTCAAGGTCCTCGCCGAGCAGGCCGAGGAGACCCAGGTGCGCCGGCTGGCCGAGAAGCTCATCGGCGCCCACCAGGCGACCGTCGAGTGGCTGACCGTCGTGCTCGCCGAGGAGGCCCTCGGTGGCCCCGCCGCGCTCGTCGCGACCCCGGTCCAGAAGGTCGCCGGCGGCGTGGCCCGGGCGGTCAACGCCCCGGCCCGTTTCTGGACGAACCGGGTCAACAACGCCGTCGAGACCGTCAAGCACGCCGGTGAGGAGACCTCCGACCGGGTCTCCGCCGTGACCGACCGGGCGCAGCAGCTCACCGAGGCCGTCCGCGAGACCCTGGCCGCCGGTCGCAGCGCCTCGCTGCGTCGCGCCGAGCAGATCGCCCGCCGCGAGGGCAACAAGGACGCCGCCAAGGCTGCCCGGACCGCCCGCGAGGAGCTCGGTGATGTCTCCGCCGACGAGCTGCCGATCAAGAACTTCGACCAGCTCGCCGTCGGCGACGCCGTGAAGGCCATCAAGGACCTCAAGGACGCCCACGACATCCGCGTGATCATCCGCTACGAGGAGACCCACAAGAGCCGGGCGAACGTGGTCAGCGCCGCGCAGACCCAGCTCGCCTCGCTCGCCAAGGAGGCCGTGGGCGTCGACGCCTGA
- a CDS encoding TrkH family potassium uptake protein, whose amino-acid sequence MRSRPLALPRPAHPAQVVVLAFGVAVVLGTLLLLLPVSRADRDGAPVVDALFTATSAVTITGLNTVDTPTYWSGFGHVVILLLIQIGGFGIMSLATLLGLLVSHRLGLRMRLSTAAETKTLGIGDVRRVLVGVARTSLFFEAAGAVVLSVRLATAYDEPWGRALWLGLFHSVSAFNNGGFALFSDGLSRFVTDPVVSLTACMLVITGGLGFPVLFELYRAWRTPRRWTVHTKIVVLATSVLLSVGTFAFLALEWSNPATLGPLGVGGKAIAGFFLAVMPRSGGLNTVPTGELRAESLLLTDVLMFIGGGSAGTAGGIKVTTFTVLLFVILTEIRADRSVVAFHRHIPSDAQRQALTVALLSVAGVIGGTGALMVLTPFSLDQVLFEVISAFATVGLSTGITGDLGSPGTLLLVVLMFIGRLGPITLASALALRSRPRLYELPQERPIIG is encoded by the coding sequence ATGAGATCCCGCCCGCTCGCCCTGCCGCGACCCGCGCACCCGGCGCAGGTCGTCGTCCTGGCGTTCGGAGTGGCGGTGGTGCTGGGCACCCTGCTGCTGCTGCTCCCTGTGTCCCGGGCCGACCGCGACGGTGCGCCGGTCGTCGACGCGCTCTTCACCGCGACCTCCGCGGTCACCATCACGGGCCTCAACACAGTGGACACGCCCACCTACTGGTCCGGCTTCGGCCACGTCGTGATCCTGCTGCTCATTCAGATCGGCGGCTTCGGCATCATGTCGCTGGCGACGCTGCTCGGCCTGCTGGTGTCGCACCGGCTGGGGCTGCGGATGCGGCTGAGCACGGCGGCGGAGACCAAGACGCTCGGCATCGGCGACGTCCGGCGTGTCCTCGTGGGCGTGGCGCGCACCAGCCTGTTCTTCGAGGCTGCCGGGGCGGTGGTGCTCAGCGTCCGGTTGGCGACTGCCTACGACGAGCCGTGGGGCCGCGCGCTGTGGCTCGGGCTCTTCCACTCGGTCTCGGCGTTCAACAACGGAGGGTTCGCGCTCTTCAGCGACGGCCTGAGTCGCTTCGTGACCGACCCAGTGGTGAGCCTCACCGCGTGCATGCTGGTGATCACGGGCGGACTGGGCTTCCCCGTGCTGTTCGAGCTGTACCGGGCGTGGCGGACACCCCGCCGGTGGACGGTGCACACCAAGATCGTCGTGCTCGCGACATCGGTCCTGCTCTCCGTCGGCACGTTCGCCTTCCTGGCGCTCGAGTGGAGCAACCCCGCCACGCTCGGCCCGCTCGGTGTCGGCGGCAAGGCGATCGCCGGGTTCTTCCTCGCCGTGATGCCGCGCAGCGGCGGCCTCAACACCGTGCCGACCGGCGAGCTGCGCGCCGAGTCGCTCCTGCTGACCGACGTGCTCATGTTCATCGGCGGTGGTAGCGCCGGCACGGCGGGCGGCATCAAGGTGACGACCTTCACCGTGCTGCTCTTCGTCATCCTCACCGAGATCCGAGCGGACCGCAGCGTCGTCGCGTTCCACCGGCACATACCGTCCGATGCCCAGCGGCAGGCGCTGACCGTCGCACTGCTCAGTGTGGCCGGCGTCATCGGCGGGACGGGCGCGCTGATGGTGCTCACGCCGTTCTCGCTCGACCAGGTGCTCTTCGAGGTGATCTCGGCGTTCGCGACGGTGGGGCTGTCGACCGGGATCACCGGTGACCTCGGATCGCCAGGCACACTGCTGCTCGTCGTGCTCATGTTCATCGGACGCCTGGGGCCGATCACGCTGGCGTCGGCGCTGGCCCTGCGGTCGCGCCCCCGCCTCTACGAGCTGCCGCAGGAGCGCCCGATCATCGGGTGA
- a CDS encoding tyrosine-type recombinase/integrase, translating to MSRSTTSRAVGGVRPLLGRARLHRGGRGPAAHPGRCGRPSGRPRAARSERYRALVTLAAGTGLRQGEALGLTVDRIDFLSGVTFHWLRHCYASLLIRHGESVKTVQARLGHASASETLDTYSHLWSDSDDRTRAAVDAVLAPAAERRLTAVCLLVGGRSLRRRRWCALSARSAGDQHAPWAHIAAGHASHCGQPTGTSAHQRASPGQHLTINAHTAVRDGDPRRT from the coding sequence GTGTCCCGCTCCACGACCAGCCGGGCCGTCGGCGGGGTCCGCCCGCTGCTGGGGCGAGCGCGGCTGCACCGTGGAGGGCGGGGTCCGGCTGCGCACCCTGGCCGATGTGGTCGCCCATCTGGGCGCCCGCGGGCAGCTCGGTCCGAGCGCTACCGGGCGCTGGTCACCCTGGCCGCCGGCACCGGCCTGCGACAGGGCGAGGCCCTCGGGCTGACCGTCGACCGGATCGACTTCCTCAGCGGCGTCACGTTCCACTGGCTACGGCACTGCTACGCCAGCCTGCTCATCCGGCACGGCGAGTCGGTGAAGACCGTCCAGGCCCGGCTGGGCCACGCCTCGGCCTCCGAGACCCTCGACACCTACAGCCACCTGTGGTCCGACTCCGACGACCGGACCCGGGCCGCGGTGGACGCCGTGCTGGCTCCTGCGGCTGAGAGACGTCTGACAGCGGTGTGCCTGTTGGTCGGCGGCCGTAGCCTCCGGCGCCGGCGGTGGTGTGCGCTGAGTGCTCGTTCTGCGGGGGACCAACATGCGCCGTGGGCGCACATCGCTGCAGGTCACGCCTCCCACTGTGGTCAGCCGACCGGCACCAGCGCCCACCAGCGTGCGAGCCCGGGGCAGCACCTGACAATCAACGCGCACACCGCTGTGAGGGACGGGGACCCTCGCCGGACCTGA
- a CDS encoding GAF and ANTAR domain-containing protein: MAREQRLAEVFVELADTLVEEFDVVDFLQVLTERCVELVDTDAAGLMLDDQRGRLQVVAYTDEPARLLELFELQKAEGPCLDCFATGEVIANVDLTGSAARWPVFTEAALRSGYTYSHALPLRLRSQVLGALNLFTVGRQTLTDDHLAVAQGMADIATIGLLHERALHDQVLLAEQLQTALHSRILIEQAKGVLSARADISVSEAFSRMRNHARRTGQQLTSVADAVVAGALDHSELQPVVDRR; encoded by the coding sequence ATGGCTCGGGAACAGCGCCTCGCCGAGGTCTTCGTCGAGCTCGCCGACACCCTGGTCGAGGAGTTCGACGTCGTCGACTTCCTGCAGGTGCTCACCGAACGCTGCGTGGAACTGGTCGACACCGACGCCGCCGGCCTGATGCTGGACGACCAGCGCGGCCGGTTGCAGGTGGTCGCCTACACCGACGAGCCCGCCCGGTTGCTCGAGCTGTTCGAGCTGCAGAAGGCCGAAGGTCCCTGCTTGGACTGCTTCGCGACCGGTGAGGTGATCGCGAACGTGGACCTGACCGGATCGGCGGCGCGGTGGCCGGTGTTCACCGAGGCCGCACTGCGCAGCGGGTACACCTACAGCCACGCCCTGCCGCTCCGGCTGCGCAGTCAGGTGCTGGGTGCTCTGAACCTGTTCACCGTCGGCCGGCAGACTCTGACCGACGACCACCTCGCCGTCGCCCAGGGCATGGCCGACATCGCCACCATCGGCTTGTTGCACGAGCGAGCGCTGCACGACCAGGTCCTCCTGGCCGAGCAACTGCAGACCGCGTTGCACAGCCGGATCCTCATCGAGCAGGCCAAGGGCGTGCTGTCGGCACGTGCGGACATCAGCGTGAGCGAGGCGTTCAGCCGCATGCGTAACCACGCCAGACGGACCGGGCAACAACTCACCAGCGTCGCCGATGCCGTGGTCGCCGGCGCGCTCGACCACAGCGAGCTGCAGCCAGTGGTGGACAGGCGGTGA
- a CDS encoding GAF and ANTAR domain-containing protein, translating to MEEILRAAWAGSPDGSDLPTRLAVACARALPVSGVGMALMTDEGPAGLIAATDGAALELEELQFTLGEGPCVDASRAGRPVLQPDLARTAPLRWPAFAGGALDAGIRAVFAFPLRVGAIRVGVLDLYRDRAGSLSADELAEALSFADAATLVLLHAQAGSPVLGAVAVLDERAEVHQATGVVSVQAAVGLAEALVLLRARAFAEGRPLGDLARDVLDGTVDFGSVDDSG from the coding sequence GTGGAGGAGATCCTCCGCGCGGCCTGGGCCGGGTCCCCCGACGGCAGCGACCTGCCGACCCGTCTGGCCGTCGCGTGCGCTCGTGCCCTGCCGGTGAGCGGCGTGGGCATGGCGTTGATGACCGATGAAGGGCCGGCGGGGCTCATCGCGGCGACCGACGGGGCGGCGCTGGAGTTGGAGGAGCTGCAGTTCACTCTCGGGGAGGGGCCGTGCGTGGACGCCTCGCGGGCCGGCAGACCGGTGCTGCAGCCGGACCTGGCGCGGACCGCGCCGCTGCGTTGGCCGGCCTTCGCCGGGGGCGCGCTGGACGCGGGCATCCGCGCCGTCTTCGCGTTCCCCCTGCGGGTGGGTGCGATCCGGGTCGGCGTGCTGGACCTCTATCGCGACCGCGCCGGCTCCCTGTCGGCCGACGAGCTCGCCGAAGCGTTGTCCTTCGCCGACGCGGCCACGCTGGTCCTGCTGCACGCTCAGGCCGGTTCCCCGGTGCTGGGCGCGGTTGCGGTCCTCGACGAGCGGGCCGAAGTCCACCAGGCGACGGGCGTGGTCTCCGTGCAGGCGGCGGTCGGCCTGGCCGAGGCGCTGGTCCTGCTGCGTGCTCGGGCCTTCGCCGAGGGCCGTCCCCTGGGGGACCTGGCACGGGACGTCCTCGACGGGACAGTGGACTTCGGGAGCGTCGACGACAGTGGTTGA
- a CDS encoding dihydrofolate reductase family protein has protein sequence MRKIVVHMMLSLDGYFEGPDHDLSWHLVDEELHAHFNEQLATMSAFIEGRVTYELMEAVWPTADQNPEYPPTMHEFAGIWRAVPKIVFSRTLREVGPNASLRAGVDPDEIRVLKQQPGGDMTLGGVDLAETFRRLDLVDEYRLYVNPVVVGRGRRLFETADHPTDLELVENRRFGNGVVLLRYAVRRP, from the coding sequence ATGCGGAAGATCGTCGTGCACATGATGCTGTCGCTGGACGGCTACTTCGAGGGGCCGGATCACGATCTGAGCTGGCACCTCGTCGACGAGGAGCTGCACGCGCACTTCAACGAGCAGCTCGCGACCATGAGCGCCTTCATCGAGGGCCGGGTCACCTACGAGCTCATGGAGGCTGTCTGGCCGACCGCCGACCAGAACCCCGAGTACCCGCCGACCATGCACGAGTTCGCCGGCATCTGGCGGGCGGTGCCGAAGATCGTGTTCTCCCGCACGCTGCGGGAGGTCGGCCCCAACGCCTCGCTGCGGGCAGGGGTGGACCCCGACGAGATCCGCGTCCTGAAGCAGCAGCCCGGCGGGGACATGACGCTCGGCGGGGTCGACCTGGCCGAGACCTTCCGCCGACTGGACCTGGTCGACGAGTACCGGCTCTACGTCAACCCGGTCGTCGTCGGCCGCGGTCGACGGCTGTTCGAGACCGCCGACCACCCGACCGACCTGGAGCTGGTGGAGAACCGGCGGTTCGGCAACGGTGTCGTCCTGCTGCGCTACGCCGTCCGACGGCCCTAG
- a CDS encoding serine hydrolase, which produces MPPAPVAQLTQQQVDQALASLDGLVTDAMDRTGVPGAAVAVVYRDQVVYSKGFGVRQVGQPEVVDSDTVFQLASVSKPLASTVIAGVVGQDVINWDDPVRASDPAFALNDPYVTEHATFADLLSHRSGLHTGAGDLLEDLGFDRDYILSHLDQQLLDPFRSSYNYSNFGFTAGAEAAADATGTPWEDLAEQVLFDPLGMTATSYRHADYQNAANKAVIHVPTGDRTWAAQYTRDADAEAPAGGASSSVRDLTQWIRLQLGNGVHAGSQLIDPAALQMTHVPHSVSNPPATPQARTGFYGLGWNVSYDNQGRVMLGHSGAFNLGAATSVQMLPVEQLGIVALTNGHPQGIPEAITTGFLDVATHGEPTVDWLTFISGIFQQIEQADAPATDWTQPPTDPTPARPLEAYVGTYANPYYGPLTVAADGDDLTMSMGPSDRPTTFPLTHYAGDNFTFQTIGENANGLAGAIFTPDDGGPAASVRLDFYDRTGLGTFTRE; this is translated from the coding sequence GTGCCTCCGGCCCCGGTTGCTCAGCTGACCCAGCAGCAGGTCGACCAGGCGCTGGCCTCCTTGGACGGGCTGGTGACTGACGCCATGGACCGCACCGGAGTTCCCGGCGCGGCGGTCGCCGTGGTCTACCGCGACCAGGTCGTGTACTCCAAGGGCTTCGGAGTTCGGCAGGTCGGCCAGCCCGAGGTGGTGGACTCAGACACGGTCTTCCAGCTGGCCTCGGTGTCCAAGCCGCTGGCCTCCACCGTCATCGCCGGCGTGGTCGGGCAGGACGTGATCAATTGGGACGACCCGGTCCGGGCGTCTGACCCCGCCTTCGCCCTAAACGACCCCTACGTCACCGAGCACGCCACCTTCGCCGACCTGCTGTCGCACCGCAGCGGACTGCACACTGGCGCCGGTGACCTCCTCGAGGACCTCGGCTTCGACCGGGACTACATCCTCAGCCACCTAGACCAGCAGCTCCTAGACCCGTTCCGGTCCAGCTACAACTACAGCAACTTCGGCTTTACCGCGGGCGCCGAGGCCGCGGCCGACGCCACGGGCACCCCATGGGAGGACCTGGCGGAGCAGGTGCTCTTCGACCCGCTGGGCATGACCGCGACCAGCTACCGCCACGCCGACTACCAGAACGCCGCGAACAAGGCCGTGATCCACGTGCCGACCGGTGACCGGACCTGGGCGGCCCAGTACACCCGGGACGCCGACGCCGAAGCACCCGCCGGTGGGGCGAGCTCCTCGGTCCGGGACCTCACCCAGTGGATCCGCCTGCAACTGGGCAACGGCGTGCACGCCGGCAGCCAGCTGATCGACCCCGCCGCACTCCAGATGACCCACGTTCCGCACTCGGTCTCCAACCCGCCGGCCACACCGCAGGCCCGCACCGGCTTCTACGGCCTGGGCTGGAACGTGTCCTATGACAACCAGGGCCGAGTGATGCTAGGCCACTCCGGCGCGTTCAACCTCGGCGCCGCCACGTCGGTCCAGATGCTCCCTGTCGAGCAGCTGGGCATCGTGGCGCTGACCAACGGACACCCCCAGGGGATCCCCGAGGCAATCACCACCGGATTCCTCGACGTCGCCACCCACGGGGAGCCCACCGTCGACTGGCTCACCTTCATCTCCGGGATCTTCCAGCAGATCGAACAAGCCGACGCACCGGCAACCGACTGGACGCAACCGCCCACCGACCCAACCCCGGCGCGGCCGCTGGAGGCTTACGTCGGGACCTACGCCAACCCCTACTACGGTCCGCTCACCGTGGCTGCCGACGGAGACGACCTGACCATGTCGATGGGGCCATCGGACCGGCCCACGACGTTTCCCCTGACCCACTACGCCGGGGACAACTTCACCTTCCAAACCATCGGCGAGAACGCCAACGGGCTGGCCGGGGCGATCTTCACCCCTGACGACGGTGGACCGGCCGCAAGCGTCCGGCTCGACTTCTATGACCGCACCGGACTGGGCACTTTCACCCGCGAATGA
- a CDS encoding type II toxin-antitoxin system PemK/MazF family toxin, with protein sequence MRGEVFRLRAPRDTRGHEQSGRRFAVVVQSDLLPLSTWLVAPTSTSARAATFRPEVEVDGQLTRVLAEQTAAVDPQRLGASAGRLSFAEMQRVDAALRLVLSL encoded by the coding sequence GTGCGTGGTGAGGTCTTCCGGCTGCGCGCACCGCGCGACACCCGTGGTCACGAACAGTCCGGGCGGCGATTCGCGGTGGTGGTCCAGTCGGATCTGCTGCCGTTGTCGACCTGGCTCGTGGCGCCGACGTCGACGTCGGCGCGGGCGGCGACCTTCCGGCCCGAGGTCGAGGTCGACGGGCAGCTGACCCGGGTGCTGGCCGAGCAGACGGCCGCGGTCGACCCGCAGCGTCTGGGAGCCAGCGCCGGGCGTCTGAGCTTCGCGGAGATGCAGCGGGTCGATGCCGCGTTGCGGCTGGTGCTGAGCCTGTAG
- a CDS encoding SixA phosphatase family protein translates to MRPRRLLLIRHARAAGGPVDRERPLTADGVQQAAALGAWLEHAGLVPDRVLVSPARRAVQTWEQAGAASSSGVQPIGEARIGDNTVDALLAAIRETPEHVLSVAVVGHNPSIGALAGVLDDGRSDPMTRRAVESGFPAGGVAVFDLAVSFAAVGPGAATLRDFRVPGD, encoded by the coding sequence GTGCGGCCGCGTCGACTCCTGCTGATCCGCCATGCCAGGGCCGCCGGCGGCCCGGTCGACCGGGAGCGGCCACTGACTGCCGACGGCGTGCAGCAGGCCGCGGCGCTCGGGGCCTGGCTGGAGCACGCCGGTCTGGTGCCTGACCGGGTGCTGGTGTCCCCTGCCCGCCGCGCGGTACAGACCTGGGAGCAGGCCGGCGCCGCGTCGTCCTCGGGCGTGCAGCCGATCGGCGAGGCGCGGATCGGCGACAACACCGTCGATGCGCTGCTCGCGGCGATCCGGGAGACCCCGGAGCACGTGCTGTCGGTGGCCGTCGTCGGGCACAACCCCTCGATCGGTGCGCTGGCGGGCGTCCTCGACGACGGCCGGAGCGATCCGATGACCCGGCGTGCCGTCGAGTCCGGGTTCCCGGCCGGGGGTGTGGCGGTGTTCGACCTCGCCGTATCGTTCGCCGCCGTCGGGCCGGGCGCGGCGACGCTGCGGGACTTCAGGGTGCCCGGCGACTGA
- a CDS encoding serine hydrolase domain-containing protein — protein sequence MVGSVLAAVALGSSAVVSAAPASPTVTPPPSSAPAIADIVESAMADGHLRAVIVKVTQGDQVVIRQAFGTSMEGVPATTDMHFRNGAVAFSYLATLLLHFVDEHRITLDDTIDRWMPDLPEADQVTLRMLANQTSGYPDYETDPAWEAAWNADPFHIWTVQERLDYAFSRPVHFPPGTNWSYAHTNFMILGEILAQIGGQPLDVLLSEKVLGPMGLTHTVQTQTSDIPSPVLHSYSSERREALGIPPTTPFYEEATFWNTQWGTPVGANQTTTIDDMATTAVAVGTGSLLSESSYHAMTDPNLLGFGHPDPACAPSCGQQVNGYNYGLGVVRSGSWLLQNPLLSGYGATEAYLPSEGIAIAVVVTFLPDAFDAQGTYANASDTIFRSIGALLAPSDPPPTRQ from the coding sequence GTGGTGGGCTCGGTCCTGGCCGCGGTCGCGCTCGGCTCGTCGGCGGTGGTGTCCGCTGCACCGGCTTCCCCGACCGTGACCCCGCCTCCGTCGTCGGCGCCGGCCATCGCCGACATCGTGGAGAGCGCGATGGCCGACGGGCACCTTCGCGCGGTCATCGTCAAGGTCACCCAGGGCGATCAGGTCGTGATCAGGCAGGCGTTCGGCACGTCGATGGAGGGAGTGCCGGCGACCACCGACATGCACTTCCGCAACGGCGCCGTCGCCTTCTCCTACCTGGCCACGCTGCTCCTGCACTTCGTCGACGAACACAGGATCACGCTCGACGACACCATCGACCGCTGGATGCCAGACCTGCCCGAGGCCGACCAGGTCACGCTGCGCATGCTGGCCAATCAGACCTCGGGTTACCCCGATTATGAGACCGATCCGGCATGGGAAGCCGCGTGGAACGCAGACCCGTTCCACATCTGGACGGTCCAGGAGCGGCTGGACTACGCGTTCTCCCGCCCCGTGCACTTTCCTCCCGGAACGAACTGGAGCTACGCGCACACCAACTTCATGATCCTCGGTGAGATCCTCGCTCAGATCGGTGGTCAGCCGCTGGACGTGCTCCTGAGTGAGAAGGTGCTCGGCCCGATGGGGCTGACCCACACCGTGCAGACGCAGACCTCTGACATTCCCAGCCCGGTTCTGCACTCCTACAGCTCCGAGCGTCGCGAGGCGCTCGGGATCCCGCCGACGACCCCCTTCTACGAGGAGGCAACGTTCTGGAACACCCAATGGGGCACCCCCGTCGGAGCCAACCAGACGACGACGATCGATGACATGGCCACCACTGCAGTGGCGGTCGGCACCGGCTCGCTACTGTCGGAGTCCAGTTATCACGCCATGACCGATCCGAATCTGCTGGGCTTCGGACACCCCGACCCCGCCTGCGCCCCCAGCTGCGGCCAACAGGTCAACGGGTACAACTACGGACTCGGCGTCGTGCGCTCCGGATCGTGGCTCCTGCAGAACCCGCTGCTGAGCGGCTACGGCGCCACGGAGGCCTACCTCCCGTCCGAGGGAATCGCCATCGCGGTGGTCGTGACCTTTCTCCCCGACGCATTCGATGCCCAGGGCACCTACGCCAACGCCTCCGACACGATCTTCCGCTCGATCGGAGCCCTGCTGGCACCGAGCGATCCGCCCCCGACCCGCCAGTGA